AAACCCAAACCGGGACCCGGACGTCCGCCCGCAGATCCGAGAAAAACCCTGAACGGAATTCTCTACGTCTTGAAAACCGGTTGTACTTGGGCGGACATGCCCCGACAATATGGTTCTCCCACCACCTGTTGGCGGCGATTGAAACAATGGTCGGAAGACGGAACATGGGAGCGGATTTGGCGCGCGCTGTTAAGTCGAATGGATGCGGAAGAGAAAATCG
This DNA window, taken from Planifilum fulgidum, encodes the following:
- a CDS encoding IS5 family transposase, giving the protein MSTRHELTDEQWAVIEPLLPKPKPGPGRPPADPRKTLNGILYVLKTGCTWADMPRQYGSPTTCWRRLKQWSEDGTWERIWRALLSRMDAEEKI